One part of the Solanum dulcamara chromosome 3, daSolDulc1.2, whole genome shotgun sequence genome encodes these proteins:
- the LOC129883720 gene encoding disease resistance RPP13-like protein 4: MAEAFVSFLIERVEGVLKINKGTILCGAKQYVKDLQTELKKMKLLLKDAEEKQKENKKLCDMIQNIRRVAFKIDDEVENYYFEVAKSRKIWFKGVMAHYKRIYYGRQKKFQLRMVAYKSNVKWYTRKLEFYGVKKIVHGKDYDKRVDGIYRWEETTTTVKIIEGEFKEREKSKFVSMYVFNHENKVLDQSFERI; the protein is encoded by the coding sequence atggCAGAAGCTTTTGTCTCTTTTCTCattgagagagttgaaggagtATTGAAAATAAACAAAGGTACCATTTTATGTGGTGCAAAACAGTATGTTAAAGATCTCCAAACAGAACTCAAGAAAATGAAGCTTTTACTTAAAGATGCTGAagaaaaacaaaaggaaaacaaaaaattaTGTGATATGATTCAGAATATTCGAAGGGTTGCCTTCAAGATCGATGATGAAGTAGAAAATTACTACTTTGAGGTAGCGAAAAGTCGAAAAATATGGTTCAAAGGAGTTATGGCACATTATAAGAGGATATATTATGGTAGGCAAAAGAAGTTTCAGTTGAGAATGGTTGCATATAAAAGTAATGTGAAATGGTACACAAGGAAATTGGAGTTTTATGGTGTGAAGAAGATAGTGCATGGAAAAGATTACGATAAAAGGGTTGATGGCATATACAGATGGGAAGAAACTACTACTACGGTTAAGATAATAGAGGGTGAGTTTAAAGAACGTGAGAAGTCAAAGTTTGTAAGTATGTATGTGTTTAATCATGAGAATAAGGTGTTGGATCAAAGTTTTGAAAGAATTTGA
- the LOC129883721 gene encoding uncharacterized protein LOC129883721: protein MENRNMDKDGTNKEDLLHFVKKEEQAEENSCLSTRLIEELQPQHLLRFRNPHFTGNCTQKLFFHSSLGLQNKLPKHIISFDERYFLRCLELVHIHSTCNFSSKMQILSKSSGSREVRNENICTNGNLAIECTQAAGTESYVPDSSAEWILGAITGSKSMLNILKSPLLNQLRSVNCTVDSGKENIHDSEEAGFSDFMSSPSGFSVGSSQKLQKEMTGLEYRVYGSEHVHRRVLSVSSTASTCSDQSCLSAAAPISQGMLQRRWKNGLPHYVFSIDGKKEVYAADLLKIDSPDDKFLDYVYTFHSRPEGKKERAFSARESHLVGKMTVSTSVTLSSTKLEIMETQFVVFGSMDQYMDEIQTSHILRKNKKLAKKVTDVFRTSQSYKQRSLSKFGGTSAILEDASWTPSIDMYDDYYSCGNALLDQQIPPNFELAAIITRDPIYDSPKEAETGGWGMKFLKKFPTGSKNARPETSVECCSRGTSECSTSMDVIVPTGFHGGPRSRHAGPSSLLERWSSGGHCDCGGWDLGCPLTVLKTGNEASSQTTSGDCQTFDLYIEGSKQSAPVMKMLNIHDGLYYIHFHSTLSALQSFAIAAAFIHRHSPFLRPKLYRNALLESDYFGFMFYRAPLGESATRDLYKSSPIHVVCFKEEQSRKDEIFTAQLGISGHDEVSVYQYMLMAPNSNSKVTKAFEAMKVFGYREEVVKPVLRNLLNLYNKNWKLIEDENYSVLLEAIIDSEESKERQKSLLEDEPEENEPPLKRSRLYSQGNHSSPAKHDACLSSDTCTSELQPSGKQKMAEFTTESSETEDVELKPHSLLNHYQRKGKKQISSEASPVLEEDNDIVVLSDDDIQGPCTLSSHLKLKKRGNTSRSYPAVIPKRKLAYNSSLEEPNIMGSTDTSVEGALVEYGFSDAMPLNMPLSDNLPGFDVPLAIVPSELECLNSEHSSTKGNEEGATNSSRLNIASSPNGEVKISFVYKPYSSSDFCPPSLDAVFKRMEEKYMKSYRFSQPGFLLRLMENLCECYLTAGTKARAASKPSAGIESQKLHPVGVKYDATNHELHFASDTSNGSFKLSNFIKVLPQIPRFPASGNRDIMCCMVDFNGTKINGAEKDNTNKVLKLLASSTMDNSMLVQNKHSSPGLHNSVYYIEDIANGQEEHRISLINEFSHVLPVFKYIHKNVIFQNAYVKFLLARISDDSCCSNCSGDCLSQDIPCACAGETGGEFAYTSGGLLKEKFLQSCISMNREPQKHGLVYCQDCPLERSKNNSMSGLCKGHLVRKFIKECWHKCGCSRGCGNRVVQRGIAVPLQVFMTADGKGWGLRALEDLPRGAFVCEYVGEIVTNTELYERNTQTADERHTYPVLLDADWGSEGVLKDEEALCLDATYYGNVARFINHRCYEGNLIEIPVEVETPDHHYYHVAFFTTRKVNALEELTWDYGIDFTDHSHPVKAFKCCCGSKECRDISL, encoded by the exons ATGGAAAACAGAAACATGGACAAGGATGGAACTAATAAAGAAGATTTATTGCACTTTGTGAAGAAGGAAGAACAAGCAGAGGAGAATAGTTGTTTGTCGACAAGATTAATAGAAGAGTTACAACCACAGCACCTACTTAGATTCAGAAACCCACATTTTACTGGAAATTGCACTCAGAAATTGTTCTTTCATAGTTCTCTTGGCTTACAAAATAAGCTTCCGAAGCATATAATAAGTTTTGACGAAAGATACTTTCTTCGCTGCCTTGAATTGGTACACATACATTCCACATGTAACTTCTCTTCAAAAATGCAAATTTTATCAAAGAGTTCAGGTTCAAGAGAGGTTAGAAATGAAAATATCTGCACTAATGGCAATCTGGCAATCGAATGTACTCAAGCTGCGGGGACTGAGAGTTATGTCCCCGACTCCTCTGCAGAGTGGATTCTTGGTGCAATAACTGGTAGTAAGAGTATGCTGAACATTTTAAAGAGTCCTTTACTTAATCAATTGAGATCTGTCAACTGTACCGTTGATTCTGGAAAGGAAAATATACATGATAGTGAAGAAGCAGGTTTTTCTGATTTCATGAGCTCTCCCAGTGGTTTTAGTGTCGGTTCATCACAGAAGCTACAGAAAGAGATGACAGGTCTGGAATATCGTGTATATGGATCTGAGCATGTACACAGAAGGGTTCTTTCTGTATCTAGTACAGCTTCGACATGCTCAGATCAATCTTGTCTTTCAGCAGCTGCTCCTATTTCTCAAGGAATGCTCCAGAGGAGATGGAAAAATGGTTTACCACATTATGTCTTTTCCATAGATGGTAAAAAGGAAGTTTATGCTGCTGATTTGCTGAAGATCGACTCACCTGATGATAAGTTTCTGGATTATGTTTACACATTTCATTCAAGACCAGAAGGCAAAAAGGAACGCGCCTTCTCTGCAAGGGAATCACATCTTGTAGGTAAAATGACGGTGTCAACTTCAGTTACACTCAGCTCTACCAAGTTGGAGATCATGGAGACCCAATTTGTTGTGTTTGGTTCCATGGATCAATATATGGATGAGATACAAACAAGTCATATCCTCAGGAAGAACAAAAAATTGGCGAAGAAAGTAACAGATGTGTTCAGAACTAGTCAGTCTTATAAGCAGAGAAGCTTATCCAAGTTCGGGGGAACAAGCGCCATTCTTGAAGATGCTTCTTGGACGCCATCCATAGATATGTATGATGATTATTATTCATGCGGCAATGCTCTTTTAGATCAACAGATTCCACCAAATTTTGAGTTGGCTGCCATTATTACGAGAGATCCTATTTATGACAGCCCCAAGGAGGCAGAGACGGGTGGCTGGGGTATGAAGTTTCTCAAGAAATTCCCGACTGGAAGTAAAAATGCACGTCCTGAGACATCGGTGGAATGTTGTTCACGTGGAACCAGTGAATGCTCGACAAGCATGGATGTTATAGTTCCAACTGGTTTTCATGGTGGACCTAGAAGCAGACATGCTGGGCCGTCAAGCCTGTTGGAGCGGTGGAGCTCTGGTGGGCACTGTGATTGTGGAGGGTGGGATCTCGGGTGCCCCCTCACAGTTCTTAAAACTGGAAATGAAGCTTCATCACAAACTACATCTGGAGACTGCCAAACTTTTGATCTCTATATAGAG GGTTCAAAACAAAGTGCACCAGTCATGAAAATGTTGAATATTCATGATGGTTTGTATTACATCCATTTTCATTCGACTCTATCAGCTTTGCAGTCCTTTGCCATAGCTGCTGCTTTCATTCATAGACATAGTCCTTTCCTACGACCGAAACTGTACAGGAA TGCGTTATTGGAGTCCGACTATTTTGGATTTATGTTCTATAGGGCCCCGTTAGGGGAAAGCGCGACCCGAGACCTCTACAAGAGCAGCCCCATCCATGTTGTTTGTTTCAAGGAAGAACAGAGCAGAAAAGATGAAATCTTT ACAGCTCAATTAGGAATTTCTGGACATGATGAAGTATCGGTTTATCAATACATGCT AATGGCGCCAAATTCGAATTCAAAAGTTACAAAGGCCTTTGAGGCAATGAAGGTATTTGGCTATAGGGAAGAAGTTGTGAAGCCAGTATTGAGGAACCTTCTGAATCTGTACAACAAAAACTGGAAGCTTATTGAAGATGAGAATTATTCTGTTCTTTTGGAGGCTATTATAGACAGCGAGGAGTCTAAG GAAAGGCAGAAATCCTTGTTGGAAGATGAACCGGAAGAAAATGAACCACCACTGAAAAGATCTAGGCTCTACTCCCAGGGAAATCATTCTTCACCTGCTAAACACGATGCCTGCCTTAGTTCTGACACATGTACTTCAGAGTTGCAGCCTTCCGGCAAGCAGAAGATGGCTGAGTTCACCACCGAGTCTTCTGAAACTGAGGATGTTGAACTGAAGCCTCATTCTCTCTTGAACCATTATCAGCGCAAAGGTAAGAAACAGATTTCTTCAGAGGCTTCTCCTGTTTTGGAGGAGGATAATGACATTGTAGTACTCTCTGATGATGACATACAAGGACCTTGTACTCTGTCATCTCAtttgaaattaaagaaaaggGGAAACACATCTCGTTCATATCCTGCTGTGATACCCAAAAGAAAACTAGCTTATAATAGTAGCCTGGAAGAGCCAAACATCATGGGTTCTACTGATACATCCGTTGAAGGTGCTCTGGTTGAGTATGGCTTCAGTGATGCTATGCCTCTCAATATGCCACTTTCTGATAACCTGCCAGGTTTTGATGTTCCTCTTGCTATTGTCCCTTCAG AATTGGAGTGTCTCAACTCTGAACATTCGAGTACAAAAGGAAATGAAGAAGGTGCAACAAATTCGTCACGACTCAATATTGCTTCCTCTCCAAACGGGGAGGTGAAGATCTCTTTTGTCTATAAGCCATATTCTTCATCAGACTTTTGTCCACCAAGTTTAGATGCAGTCTTTAAGCGGATGGAGGAAAAGTATATGAAGTCTTACAGATTTTCTCAACCTGGTTTTCTGCTGAGGCTGATGGAAAACCTATGTGAATGCTATCTGACAGCTGGCACCAAGGCCAGGGCAGCAAGTAAGCCATCAGCTGGGATAGAGTCTCAGAAACTTCATCCAGTAGGTGTCAAATATGATGCTACTAATCATGAATTGCACTTTGCTTCAGACACTAGCAATGGCTCATTCAAATTGTCAAATTTTATCAAAGTCTTACCTCAAATTCCAAGATTTCCAGCTTCAGGAAATAGGGATATAATGTGCTGTATGGTGGATTTTAATGGTACAAAGATTAATGGTGCTGAGAAGGACAACACTAACAAGGTTCTTAAACTCCTTGCTTCTTCAACTATGGACAATTCAATGCTTGTTCAAAATAAACACTCATCTCCTGGTCTTCATAATTCTGTTTATTATATTGAAGACATCGCCAATGGTCAAGAGGAGCATAGAATTTCGTTGATAAATGAATTCAGCCATGTCCTGCCTGTCTTTAAGTACATacataaaaatgttattttccaGAATGCCTATGTGAAGTTTCTTCTTGCTCGTATATCAGATGACAGCTGTTGTTCAAACTGCAGCGGGGATTGTTTGTCTCAAGATATACCCTGTGCTTGTGCTGGTGAAACAGGGGGTGAATTTGCCTACACATCAGGTGGTTTGCTCAAGGAGAAGTTTCTTCAGAGTTGCATCTCAATGAATCGTGAACCCCAAAAGCATGGTTTAGTATATTGTCAGGACTGTCCCCTTGAAAGGTCTAAGAATAATAGCATGTCTGGCCTGTGCAAGGGTCATCTGGTGAGGAAATTTATCAAAGAGTGCTGGCATAAATGTGGCTGCAGCAGGGGATGTGGAAATCGTGTCGTTCAGCGAGGCATAGCAGTGCCATTGCAG GTGTTTATGACAGCTGATGGAAAAGGGTGGGGGCTCAGGGCACTGGAGGATTTGCCTAGAGGTGCTTTTGTTTGTGAATATGTAGGAGAAATAGTGACCAACACCGAGTTGTATGAGCGAAACACGCAAACTGCTGATGAGAGACACACATATCCAGTTTTGCTAGATGCAGACTGGGGTTCGGAAGGTGTCCTGAAGGATGAGGAGGCACTTTGTTTGGATGCAACTTACTATGGCAATGTTGCAAGGTTCATTAATCATAG atgttatgaaggtaacTTGATTGAGATCCCAGTTGAAGTAGAGACTCCAGATCATCACTACTACCAT GTCGCTTTTTTCACTACGAGGAAAGTTAATGCTTTAGAAGAGTTAACTTGG GATTACGGTATTGACTTCACCGATCATAGTCATCCAGTGAAAGCTTTCAAGTGCTGCTGTGGAAGTAAAGAGTGTCGAGACATCAGCCTTTAA
- the LOC129881873 gene encoding two-component response regulator-like PRR1 → MPSPLNDQILNFCESELFSEIQNSDVASSSNNCCYDEQSSYSTTTTTNFDLNKFQNNGEKNDETITKTATSTTDVSPDNVDYNNNMSIIFDTQDEIDNDISASIDITPSANFTVPDHFLQQQEEQFDVNPLNNHHGSVIPLSHQYHSLMGPPLGHVYEDESLSSIPPYMQGLASTSSTSPCHALIDRNMINYLKGNLNNTMNSEASAIFAAAAHSALFFGSQLLPNQELDFQGENGRIFRPDSLSRIYNNELQALSNESQHLVSGAGCSNTLATEITSFEDPTFKSGRCSVEARREKIHRYMKKRNERNFSKKIKYACRKTLADSRPRVRGRFARNDEFGEASKANSCGTIEKDTISHEDVRLNNIMYHPNMVTSSTHHDNNARIFTSNCHVPTTGPYDMCTPLYCIDGQMH, encoded by the exons ATGCCAAGCCCATTAAATGATCAAATTCTGAATTTTTGTGAATCTGAACTTTTTTCAGAAATACAAAATTCAGATGTTGCTTCTAGCTCAAATAATTGTTGCTATGATGAACAATCTTCTTATAGTACTACTACTACCACCAATTTTGATCTAAACAAATTCCAAAACAATGGCGAAAAGAATGATGAAACTATCACAAAAACAGCCACCAGCACGACAGATGTTAGCCCTGATAACGTcgattacaacaacaatatgtCGATTATATTTGATACACAGGATGAAATTGATAACGACATTTCTGCATCAATAGACATCACACCATCCGCGAATTTCACAGTTCCTGATCATTTCCTACAACAACAAGAGGAACAATTCGACGTAAATCCTCTTAACAATCATCATGGCTCTGTTATTCCCCTGTCTCATCAGTATCACTCTCTTATGGGGCCTCCATTAGGACATGTATATGAAGATGAATCGTTGTCTTCTATCCCTCCTTATATGCAAGGGCTCGCGAGTACTTCTTCTACTTCTCCTTGTCATGCACTTATTGATCGTAACATGATTAATTACCTTAAGGGAAATCTTAACAACACAATGAATTCAGAAGCTTCAGCAATATTTGCTGCAGCTGCTCATAGTGCCTTGTTCTTTGGATCTCAATTATTGCCAAATCAAGAATTGGATTTTCAAGGAGAGAATGGTAGAATTTTTCGCCCTGATTCCTTGTCAAGGATCTACAACAATGAGCTTCAG GCACTGAGCAATGAGAGTCAGCATTTGGTTAGTGGTGCTGGTTGTTCTAACACTTTGGCCACAGAAATCACAAGCTTTGAAGATCCTACCTTTAAATCTGGTAGGTGTTCAGTTGAGGCAAGGAGGGAGAAAATTCATAGATAcatgaagaaaagaaatgagAGGAATTTCAGCAAAAAAATCAAG TATGCATGCAGAAAAACACTAGCAGATAGTAGGCCAAGAGTGAGGGGAAGATTTGCAAGAAATGATGAATTTGGTGAGGCAAGCAAAGCAAATTCTTGTGGAACTATTGAAAAGGACACAATTAGTCATGAAGATGTAAGGCTCAATAATATTATGTATCATCCAAATATGGTTACATCTTCAACTCATCATGACAACAATGCCAGAATTTTCACCTCCAATTGTCATGTACCAACTACTGGTCCCTATGATATGTGCACACCTCTCTATTGTATAGATGGTCAAATGCACTAA